ATCTGGCCTGATTACTTATTTGGTCTTCTTGCTCCTACAGACACTTACCAAAATTACAATTCTGTCCAACATCCATCCAGGCCTGCTCGGCTTCACCGCATCTTTAGCCGCATTCTGGGCTGTAGAATGGAGGTCAAAACGTGCGAAGCATTGAGCTCAGGATACTCATACCCATCCTCATTATAATCGTGTTTTCCCTGACCGTAGTCGGATTTACATCATATTACGGTTCTTACCGCATAATCCAGGACCTAGTATCCAGGTTTCCTGAAAGTTCCGCATACATAGACGATGAATTCATTACTAACCGACTTTTCGATTTGCAAAAGTACACCATTCTGGTAGCGATAATAGCCATACTTGCATCATCCCAGCTCACCATTTTTTTCGCCTACAGTCTGGTGCTGCCCATAAAAAAATTCGCCGCAGCCTGTGATGAGCTGGCCAAGGGAAATTTCAATGCCAAAGTAGATTACAGGCGCAACGACGAAATCGGGATTTTAAAAAATGCCTTCAACGCCATGGCAGAAAAGTTAAAAAAATATATAGATGATGTTCTCAGGTTAACGGAACTAAATCAGAAAATACTAAATGGTATAAATTACGGCATACTTCTTTTTTCCAAAGACCATAAAATACTCCTGTCCAATAAAGCCGCTAATAACATTTTTGAGACAAGCCCCTCTCTTTCAGAATGGGCAAAGGATTTTATAAGAGAATACCCGGAAGGCACAATTCCGTCAAAAGGCATGGCTAAGTGGCCTTCCAGCGGTGGCATGACGAAGTTTATACAATACGAAGTAACACCTACCGGTGAAAATTTCATACTTTGTTTTTCCGACGTCACTGAGGAAGAGAAATTGAAACATAAAATGGAACATATAAATCGTCTGGCTTCCATAGGCGAGATGTCAGCAGCTCTCGCCCACGAGATCAGAAACCCTCTTCAGGGTATACAATCGTGTTTTCAGGTGCTGGAATCCCTTAATTTACCGGGAACCAACGAAACCTCAGTAGAACTCTTCTCAGCAATTTATAGGGAAATTGACAGGATAAACAGGATTATCACCAGCTTACTTCACTACGCGCGTCCCTCAGAACCCATGCCGGCCAGAGTATCCTTGAAAAGAACCGTTGAAGAAATTAGGCCTTTTATAGTTCCCCTTCTTAAAGAAAAGGCCCTAGATTTGAGGTGCTCTTTGCCGGAAGGGAGCGATGAAGTGTATATAGATCCCAATCATCTAAAGCAGATCCTCATGAACTTAATTACCAACGCCATAAGGGCCAGCAGGCAGGGGGGCTTCATAAATGTGTCCTTACATCAAACTTTTGACGAGACGGTAATATGTGTGAGGGATAAGGGCATTGGCATACCAAAACAGCACCTCTCTAGAATCTTCACACCGTTTTTTACTACTTTCCCGGGAGGTACCGGCCTGGGTCTGTGCGTTGTCCAGAGCCTCACTATAAAAAACCGAGGCCGTATATGGATAGAAAGCACTGAAGATTCCGGCACATCTGTTTACCTGGCATTCCCTAGCTCATTTTCGCACAAAATGAGCGAAAACGTTGATTGAACTAAAAAGAACATCCTTTCCAAAAAATCGATCAGTTGTTTTGGTATTTGCGGCCTTATTTTTTTTGCAGTAAAATAGTTTTGGTGGTAATTAATGAACAAATTAAAAATACTGATAATAGATGACGAGCCCTCTATAAGCAGGGCTTTAAAAATAGCATTACAGGCCGATGGCCATTCAGTGGAAACCGCCCTCAGCGGCAGGGTTGGGTTAAATATGCTAAAAAACTGCTCTCCCGATGCGGTTATCCTGGACCTTCGCCTGCCCGATATCGACGGGATGCAAATTATAGACAAGATAAAGGAGTTTTCCGACGGCATCATAACCATTGTCATTACTGCTTTTGGAGATACGAAAACAGCCGTAGAGGCTATAAAAAGAGGAGCTTACGATTTTATAACAAAACCCTTCGACCTAAACGAGATTAAATTGTCTTTAGAAAGGGCTGTGAGAGAGAGAGCCCTTGAAGCCGAAAACGAACTACTGAAATTAAATCAAGATAAGACGGTATTTATCACCCGCGACAAAAAGGTACTCGACATTTTATCCCAGCTAGATGCTATCGCTCAATCCGATTCCAACGTGCTGATCGAAGGGGAAACAGGCACGGGCAAGGAGCTCGTCGCCCGGATGATCCACGAAAAAAGCAGGCGATCGTCCGGCCCTCTAGTCACAATAAATTGCAGTGCAATCCCCGGCAACCTTTTTGAGAGCGAACTTTTCGGCCACGAGAAAAACGCGTTTACGGGAGCAGGCGAGCGAAAAAAGGGGCTTTTTGAATTAGCCAACGGCGGAAGCCTTTTTCTGGACGAGATGGGAGAGCTGCCGCTGGAGCTTCAGTCCAAACTTCTCCGGGTGCTGGAAGATAGGAAGATAAGGAGGGTCGGGGGATTATCAAATCTCCCCGTTAATGTGCGCATAATTTCCGCCACAAACAAAGACCTCAAAGCTGAAGTAGAGCGGGGAAACTTCAGGCGGGATCTTTTTTACCGTATATGCGTTTTCCATATAAAAATCCCGCCACTTCGGAAAAGAAGGTGTGATATAATTCCTTTACTGGAATACTACCGCACCTTTTTTAACAGGCAATTCAAGAAAAACATCACCGGCTTCTCAGAAGGTGCCCTTCGAATCCTCCAAAATTACTACTGGCCCGGAAATGTAAGGGAACTTAAAAATATATTAGAAAGGGCATTTATTCTTGCCAGAAAAAACTTGATAACCGAATACGAACTTCCCATGGAATTGAAAAGCGGCCGGACGGAATCCACGGAAATCTCGGAAAGTTCGACCTTTCTTTCACTGGAAGATATGGAAAAGCGACATATAAAAGACGCCCTCGAAAGGACTCACTGGAACATAACAAAAGCTGCAGAGCTTTTGGGCATTAGCCGTTTTGCTCTGCAGCGCAGAATGAAAAAATACTTCCCAAACGAAAGTGAAAAATAAACTCTGCGCTATGAAGATATTATTTGAATAACTCTTTTATTCCTGATAGCGCATTGATTCCGCCGTAGACTTCTAAAATAAAGACTAAAATTCCAAGTACGATCAATATGGTCGGATGACGGTACTCACCAACTATCTTTTTATTCCTGCAAGCTAAGAGCATGCAGCCCAGGGTGATAGGTAGGATTAAGCCGTTTATGGCTCCCGCAAATATAAGAAGGGTAACAGGTTTTCCAATCAGTATAAAGAACAATGTGCAGAAGACTATAAAGCCTATGATGAATTTAGAAAAGTGCTCTTCTACTGGCTTGAAATACGTTTTTATAAAAGAAAGGGTTGTAAAAGAGCAACCGACGACAGAAGTAGCGGCGGCTGACCAAAGTACCAGTCCGAACATCTTATAACCCGCTATGCCTGCCACGGTTAAAAATGGTGTTGCAGCTGGATTCACCGCGTCAAACTTAATACCCTTCACAGCTACTCCCAGATTTGCTAAAAATAGAGCGTATCTCATTATGCCAGCAACTACTATTCCGAGCACAGCACTCTTGGTAGCTTCACTCACTGCTTTAATGCCTTTCATATTTCCTTCAATAAGACGATGTCCTCCTGCAAAGGTAATATAACCGCCTACTGTTCCACCTATTAGTGTAATCATTGGTAAAAAGTCAAATTGAGTTGGAGCAAAGGTACGTACTGCAACTTCTCCTATTGGGGGATTCGCAGCCACTGAAACATAGGCGGCCAGCAAGACCATAAAAATGCCTAGAATTTGGGCAAACCTGTCCATTGCATTTCCAATTTCTTTTGAGGTAAATATGAGTATACACATAATAGCGGATATGACCGCTCCCCAACGGGCATCAATTCCAAATATGGTATTTAAGCTCATCCCAGTGCCAGCTATATTTCCGATATTGAAAGCTATGCCGCCAATCACGACAATTAGAGACACGAAATAACCAAGTCCCGGCAGTACTTCATTCGCTATTTCCTGGCCTCGCTTGCCCGCGGCTACTATAATGCGCCAGACATTTACCTGGACTATTATATCGACTATTATTGTCACTAGAATTATTGCGCTAAAACTGGCCAAGTATTGTTGAGTAAATACTGCGGTCTGCGTCAGAAAACCAGGACCTATGGCAGAGGTAGCCATCAAGAAAGCTGCACCAACCAGCATGCTTAACGAATATGGTCTTTTCTCCAAATGCAATTCCTCCTTTTTTTAAAATTGTTTGATTGTTACTACCAATATGCAAATTTTGTTCCACGCAAAAGGCTCTTCATATGAGTGTTTTTCCTTATTAAAACCGATCAATAAGCCGCCTCAATTCCGATATTGCACAAAATGTGCGAAATCGAACAGAAAAAGAATCGTCTAAATTTGCTTTAATATATTTTTAGAATACTACCGGTGAGCAAAAGGGAATTTAATTTTACATTTGTATCACCGAAATAAATAACGTATTATATAATTGAAAAACACATAGATTAACTGGAGGTATGTCATGCTCACTCTCCTGTCATACAGCATGTCTAAAGGCTTATCGGTGCTCCGAGATCTTAATGAAATAAAAGCAAGAATATGCAGTACAAAAGACGACCTTTTCTGGTTGGATATGACCTCCCCAGACAAAGAGGAGATTTCCGTGCTGACAGATTGCTTTCATTTTCATCCCCTTACCATCGAAGACTGTCTTTATAGGTTGCAGAGGCCCAAAATTGAGGAATACGAAGGATATTATTTCATCGTGCTCCATGCACTTTCGGGAGATATTAAGAAGGAACCTATGGAATTCAACGTTTATATGTCCCACAATTACCTAGTAACCTTTCACTGGAAGCCGCTGTCATGTGTCGATAACCTCATAGAGCATTTCATAAAAAATCCTGCGGTCTTCCAAAAAGGTGTTGATTTTCTGCTGTACAGCATCTCTGATACCCTGGTCGATGAATACTTCCCTCTGCTTGATGACCTGGATGAGCGCCTTTCCATCATAGAGGATTCGATATTCGGCCGTCCCGAGAAAAATCTGCCATCCAGGATTTTCGATATCAAGCAGGAAATCTTGCGAATCAGGAAGATACTCTCTGCCCAGCGCGAAGTTTTCAACATGGTGCTGCGCCACGATTTTCCTTACATACGCAGTGAAAGCCGCCTCTTTCTTATGGACGTGTACGATCACCTGTTAAGGCTGTTCGATACCGTGGATCTTTATTCCGAAAGGGTTTCAGGAGCCCTGGAGTCCTATCTTACAATAGTATCTAATCTAACTAACGAGATCATGAAGGTGCTGACAATATTTACGGCTATAATGATGCCCCTCACTTTAATAGCAGGTATATACGGCATGAATTTCAAGTACATGCCGGAGCTGAACTGGCGGTGGGGCTACCCATTTACATTACTGCTCATGGGATTAACCGCCATCGGTTTGATCTGGTTTTTCAAGAGAAAGAGATGGTTGTAATCATAAAAAAAGCTTCCTGACCTGCAAAAGGTCGGAAGCTTTTATCATCTCATGAATATCGGTGCGAACACCAAGCCCATGATGGTATGAGCTTTATCCGCATGTTAAGGGACGAACCTGCGGTTATTTTAATACTATCATCATTAAGATGGACAACGCCAGGAAAGCGACGGCAAATATTTCGGTAATTTTGGCCAATTTATCGTCAATACCCTTTTTCTTACCGAAAAAAGTCTCAGCACCGCCGGCGATTGTCCCGGAAAGTCCGGCGCTCTTACCCGATTGCAAAAGGACCGTAGCTATGAGTCCAATACACACGAGGATGTATACCACAGTGAGCACT
The DNA window shown above is from Thermosediminibacter oceani DSM 16646 and carries:
- a CDS encoding sensor histidine kinase yields the protein MRSIELRILIPILIIIVFSLTVVGFTSYYGSYRIIQDLVSRFPESSAYIDDEFITNRLFDLQKYTILVAIIAILASSQLTIFFAYSLVLPIKKFAAACDELAKGNFNAKVDYRRNDEIGILKNAFNAMAEKLKKYIDDVLRLTELNQKILNGINYGILLFSKDHKILLSNKAANNIFETSPSLSEWAKDFIREYPEGTIPSKGMAKWPSSGGMTKFIQYEVTPTGENFILCFSDVTEEEKLKHKMEHINRLASIGEMSAALAHEIRNPLQGIQSCFQVLESLNLPGTNETSVELFSAIYREIDRINRIITSLLHYARPSEPMPARVSLKRTVEEIRPFIVPLLKEKALDLRCSLPEGSDEVYIDPNHLKQILMNLITNAIRASRQGGFINVSLHQTFDETVICVRDKGIGIPKQHLSRIFTPFFTTFPGGTGLGLCVVQSLTIKNRGRIWIESTEDSGTSVYLAFPSSFSHKMSENVD
- a CDS encoding sigma-54-dependent transcriptional regulator, producing the protein MNKLKILIIDDEPSISRALKIALQADGHSVETALSGRVGLNMLKNCSPDAVILDLRLPDIDGMQIIDKIKEFSDGIITIVITAFGDTKTAVEAIKRGAYDFITKPFDLNEIKLSLERAVRERALEAENELLKLNQDKTVFITRDKKVLDILSQLDAIAQSDSNVLIEGETGTGKELVARMIHEKSRRSSGPLVTINCSAIPGNLFESELFGHEKNAFTGAGERKKGLFELANGGSLFLDEMGELPLELQSKLLRVLEDRKIRRVGGLSNLPVNVRIISATNKDLKAEVERGNFRRDLFYRICVFHIKIPPLRKRRCDIIPLLEYYRTFFNRQFKKNITGFSEGALRILQNYYWPGNVRELKNILERAFILARKNLITEYELPMELKSGRTESTEISESSTFLSLEDMEKRHIKDALERTHWNITKAAELLGISRFALQRRMKKYFPNESEK
- the secG gene encoding preprotein translocase subunit SecG, translated to MQGLHIVLTVVYILVCIGLIATVLLQSGKSAGLSGTIAGGAETFFGKKKGIDDKLAKITEIFAVAFLALSILMMIVLK
- the corA gene encoding magnesium/cobalt transporter CorA produces the protein MLTLLSYSMSKGLSVLRDLNEIKARICSTKDDLFWLDMTSPDKEEISVLTDCFHFHPLTIEDCLYRLQRPKIEEYEGYYFIVLHALSGDIKKEPMEFNVYMSHNYLVTFHWKPLSCVDNLIEHFIKNPAVFQKGVDFLLYSISDTLVDEYFPLLDDLDERLSIIEDSIFGRPEKNLPSRIFDIKQEILRIRKILSAQREVFNMVLRHDFPYIRSESRLFLMDVYDHLLRLFDTVDLYSERVSGALESYLTIVSNLTNEIMKVLTIFTAIMMPLTLIAGIYGMNFKYMPELNWRWGYPFTLLLMGLTAIGLIWFFKRKRWL
- a CDS encoding NRAMP family divalent metal transporter, with amino-acid sequence MEKRPYSLSMLVGAAFLMATSAIGPGFLTQTAVFTQQYLASFSAIILVTIIVDIIVQVNVWRIIVAAGKRGQEIANEVLPGLGYFVSLIVVIGGIAFNIGNIAGTGMSLNTIFGIDARWGAVISAIMCILIFTSKEIGNAMDRFAQILGIFMVLLAAYVSVAANPPIGEVAVRTFAPTQFDFLPMITLIGGTVGGYITFAGGHRLIEGNMKGIKAVSEATKSAVLGIVVAGIMRYALFLANLGVAVKGIKFDAVNPAATPFLTVAGIAGYKMFGLVLWSAAATSVVGCSFTTLSFIKTYFKPVEEHFSKFIIGFIVFCTLFFILIGKPVTLLIFAGAINGLILPITLGCMLLACRNKKIVGEYRHPTILIVLGILVFILEVYGGINALSGIKELFK